The Corallococcus exiguus genome has a window encoding:
- the ftsZ gene encoding cell division protein FtsZ, with protein MDQFEQNKQAAKIRVVGAGGAGCNAVNTMILSKLDRVDFIAANTDVQALAASKAPTRLQLGQALTKGLGAGANPEMGREAALESRDQIAAVLEGADMVFVTAGMGGGTGTGAAPIIADIAKSLGCLTVGVVTKPFLFEGNKRRKQAEQGIVELKAAVDTLITIPNQRLLSLSNEPMPLLETFKRADEVLLNAVQGISDLIQYHGYINVDFADVKTIMSDKGLALMGTGNACGDRRAVTAMQQAISSPLLEDVSIDGATGLLINITGGRDMTLQEVNEALTLVHDAADGEAEIIFGSLIDEQIQDEVKITIIATGFVHRDAKARPMAQVVQVPLVGRPSTQPSVLSSSREEVASLVPAKGNPRPTMSTVETPKSSMQSARTAVVKDAALPLDEDQFDIPTFLRRQGQTELP; from the coding sequence ATGGACCAGTTCGAGCAGAACAAGCAGGCCGCGAAGATTCGTGTCGTGGGCGCGGGCGGGGCGGGCTGCAACGCGGTCAACACGATGATTCTGTCGAAGTTGGACCGCGTGGACTTCATCGCCGCCAACACCGATGTCCAGGCGCTCGCCGCGAGCAAGGCGCCCACCCGGCTGCAGCTGGGCCAGGCGCTCACCAAGGGCCTGGGCGCCGGCGCCAACCCGGAGATGGGCCGCGAGGCCGCCCTGGAGTCGCGCGATCAGATCGCCGCGGTGCTGGAAGGCGCCGACATGGTCTTCGTCACCGCGGGCATGGGCGGTGGCACCGGCACGGGCGCCGCGCCCATCATCGCGGACATCGCCAAGAGCCTGGGCTGCCTCACGGTGGGCGTCGTCACCAAGCCCTTCCTCTTCGAAGGCAACAAGCGCCGCAAGCAGGCCGAGCAGGGCATCGTGGAGCTCAAGGCCGCGGTGGACACGCTCATCACCATCCCCAACCAGCGCCTGCTGTCGCTCTCCAACGAGCCCATGCCGCTGCTGGAGACCTTCAAGCGCGCCGACGAGGTCCTGCTCAACGCCGTGCAGGGCATCAGCGACCTCATCCAGTACCACGGCTACATCAACGTGGACTTCGCGGACGTGAAGACCATCATGAGCGACAAGGGCCTGGCGCTCATGGGCACGGGCAACGCCTGTGGCGACCGCCGCGCCGTCACCGCCATGCAGCAGGCCATCTCCAGCCCGCTGCTGGAGGACGTCTCCATCGACGGCGCCACGGGCCTGCTCATCAACATCACCGGCGGCCGCGACATGACCCTGCAGGAGGTCAACGAGGCGCTGACGCTGGTGCACGACGCGGCGGACGGCGAGGCGGAGATCATCTTCGGGTCGCTCATCGACGAGCAGATCCAGGACGAGGTGAAGATCACCATCATCGCCACGGGCTTCGTGCATCGGGACGCGAAGGCGCGCCCCATGGCGCAGGTGGTGCAGGTGCCGCTGGTGGGCCGTCCCTCCACGCAGCCGTCCGTGCTGTCCTCCTCGCGTGAGGAGGTGGCCAGCCTGGTGCCCGCGAAGGGCAATCCGCGTCCGACCATGTCCACCGTGGAGACGCCCAAGTCGTCCATGCAGAGCGCGCGCACGGCCGTGGTGAAGGACGCGGCGCTGCCCCTGGACGAGGATCAGTTCGACATCCCCACGTTCCTGCGCCGCCAGGGCCAGACGGAGCTGCCGTAG
- a CDS encoding acetyl-CoA carboxylase biotin carboxylase subunit: MFQKLLIANRGEIARRIGAVARGMGVKTVAVHSDADVNLPFVREADEAVRIGPAPAKDSYLSIPAILEAAKKTGAQAVHPGYGFLSENGDFAQACADAGLTFVGPPPEAMARMKDKSQARKLVSAAGVPVVPGSDGVLPDVQSALEAAERIGYPVLCKAASGGGGIGMAAANNPAELEKVYRQCTDRAKAAFGREGVYLERYFPAPRHIEVQILGDTHGHLIHGLERECSIQRRHQKVVEEAPSVLFANGRNAALADTLFTAAVKAAKAFGYANAGTVEFLYSDGQVYFIEMNARLQVEHPVTELTTGLDLIGWQLRIAAGEKLTVKQEDVKRKGAALEFRIYAEDPVKYFPSPGPLKVFQPPTGEGVRLDAGYAEGDVVTPNYDPMIAKLIITGATRDEAIARAVKALESFRIEGIKTNIPLHLRILKDPAFSAGELDTHFLDHHAKP; encoded by the coding sequence ATGTTCCAGAAGCTGCTCATCGCCAACCGGGGTGAAATCGCGCGTCGCATCGGGGCGGTGGCCCGGGGCATGGGCGTGAAGACGGTGGCGGTGCACTCGGACGCGGACGTGAACCTGCCCTTCGTGAGGGAGGCGGACGAGGCCGTGCGCATCGGCCCCGCGCCCGCGAAGGACAGCTACCTGAGCATCCCCGCCATCCTGGAGGCCGCGAAGAAGACGGGCGCCCAGGCGGTGCACCCGGGCTACGGCTTCCTGTCGGAGAACGGCGACTTCGCCCAGGCGTGCGCGGACGCGGGGCTGACCTTCGTGGGCCCGCCGCCGGAGGCCATGGCGCGGATGAAGGACAAGAGCCAGGCGCGCAAGCTGGTGTCCGCCGCGGGCGTGCCGGTGGTTCCGGGCAGCGACGGCGTGCTGCCGGACGTGCAGAGCGCCCTGGAGGCCGCGGAGCGCATTGGCTACCCGGTGCTGTGCAAGGCCGCGAGCGGCGGTGGCGGCATCGGCATGGCGGCGGCGAACAACCCCGCGGAGCTGGAGAAGGTCTACCGCCAGTGCACGGACCGCGCGAAGGCCGCCTTCGGCCGCGAGGGCGTGTACCTGGAGCGCTACTTCCCGGCGCCCCGCCACATCGAGGTCCAGATTCTGGGCGACACCCACGGCCACCTCATCCACGGCCTGGAGCGCGAGTGCTCCATCCAGCGCCGGCACCAGAAGGTGGTGGAGGAGGCCCCGTCGGTGCTGTTCGCCAACGGACGGAACGCGGCGCTGGCGGACACGCTCTTCACGGCGGCCGTGAAGGCGGCGAAGGCGTTCGGCTACGCCAACGCGGGCACGGTGGAGTTCCTGTACTCCGACGGTCAGGTGTACTTCATCGAGATGAACGCCCGGCTCCAGGTGGAGCACCCGGTGACGGAGCTGACCACCGGCCTGGACCTCATCGGCTGGCAGCTGCGCATCGCCGCGGGTGAGAAGCTGACGGTGAAGCAGGAGGACGTGAAGCGCAAAGGGGCGGCGCTGGAGTTCCGCATCTACGCGGAGGATCCGGTGAAGTACTTCCCGTCCCCTGGCCCGCTGAAGGTGTTCCAGCCGCCCACGGGCGAGGGCGTGCGCCTGGACGCCGGCTACGCGGAAGGGGACGTGGTGACGCCGAACTACGACCCGATGATCGCCAAGCTCATCATCACCGGTGCCACGCGCGACGAGGCCATTGCCCGCGCGGTGAAGGCCCTGGAGTCCTTCCGCATCGAAGGCATCAAGACGAACATCCCGCTCCACCTTCGCATCCTGAAGGACCCTGCCTTCAGCGCCGGTGAGCTGGACACGCACTTCCTGGATCATCACGCGAAGCCTTAA
- a CDS encoding response regulator, with product MQIRILVVDDEQDNCDYLKLVLTREGYEVVTTTDPTQTVDILRGSDFHLVILDMMMPQMSGTEVLELIRKYDTDIAVIVATAYPTVDTAVASLKAQASDYVKKPMEPEQFTAAVRNALQKKGLSQDPEADLHRAIGRTIRDARKTQELTLKQLARRTGLSVSLLSQIERAESSASISSLYKIASALQLRMGELFGDT from the coding sequence GTGCAGATTCGCATCCTGGTAGTTGATGACGAGCAGGACAACTGCGACTACCTCAAGCTCGTGCTGACCCGTGAAGGCTACGAGGTCGTCACCACCACGGACCCCACGCAGACGGTGGACATCCTCCGTGGCTCGGACTTCCACCTCGTCATCCTCGACATGATGATGCCGCAGATGTCCGGCACCGAAGTACTGGAGCTGATCCGCAAGTACGACACGGACATCGCGGTCATCGTCGCCACGGCGTACCCCACCGTGGACACGGCCGTCGCGTCGCTCAAGGCGCAGGCGTCCGACTACGTGAAGAAGCCCATGGAGCCGGAGCAGTTCACGGCCGCCGTGCGCAACGCGTTGCAGAAGAAGGGCCTGTCCCAGGACCCGGAAGCGGACCTGCACCGCGCCATCGGCCGCACCATCCGCGACGCGCGCAAGACGCAAGAGCTCACGCTCAAGCAGCTGGCCCGCCGCACCGGCCTGTCCGTGTCCCTGCTGTCCCAGATTGAACGCGCGGAGTCCTCCGCGTCCATCTCGTCGCTCTACAAGATCGCCTCCGCGCTGCAGCTGCGCATGGGCGAGCTGTTCGGCGACACCTAG
- a CDS encoding enoyl-CoA hydratase/isomerase family protein, giving the protein MEPTLEVEDREGGVRVLTVSNPSRRNALNDALLARLDAALDPAAHVRALLVRGQGGHFCAGYDLTHLGPPGADGRLPDDPLVACLLKLERHPSPSVALVQGGAVGAGFDLAASCDFRVGASDAFFLMPPARLGIVYSPEGLARAVRLVGLSRAKQLFLTARRLPAAEALAWGLLDECPEDAEARALALCATLATGAPKAVSGMKEAFGLLARSGLSPEDVAHLRQVRGEAFGSEDAKEGRAAFLEKRAPRFTGR; this is encoded by the coding sequence ATGGAGCCCACGCTGGAGGTGGAGGATCGCGAGGGCGGTGTCCGGGTGCTCACCGTCTCCAACCCGTCGCGGCGCAACGCGCTGAATGACGCGTTGCTGGCCCGGCTGGACGCGGCGCTGGATCCGGCCGCCCACGTGCGCGCGCTGCTGGTGCGCGGCCAGGGCGGGCACTTCTGCGCGGGCTACGACTTGACGCACCTGGGGCCGCCGGGCGCGGACGGGCGGCTACCGGATGACCCGCTGGTGGCGTGCCTGCTGAAGCTGGAGCGGCACCCGTCGCCGTCGGTGGCGCTGGTGCAGGGCGGCGCGGTGGGCGCGGGCTTCGACCTGGCGGCCTCCTGCGACTTCCGCGTGGGCGCTTCCGACGCGTTCTTCCTCATGCCTCCGGCCCGGCTGGGCATCGTGTACTCGCCGGAGGGGCTGGCGCGGGCGGTGCGGCTGGTGGGGCTTTCACGCGCCAAGCAGCTGTTCCTCACCGCGCGCCGGCTGCCGGCGGCGGAGGCGCTCGCGTGGGGCCTGTTGGATGAGTGCCCCGAGGACGCGGAAGCGCGCGCGCTGGCGCTGTGCGCGACGCTGGCCACGGGGGCGCCGAAGGCGGTGTCGGGGATGAAGGAGGCGTTCGGGCTGCTGGCGCGCTCCGGGCTGTCCCCGGAGGACGTCGCGCACCTGCGTCAGGTGCGCGGCGAGGCGTTTGGCAGCGAGGACGCGAAGGAGGGGCGCGCGGCCTTCTTGGAGAAGCGCGCGCCCCGTTTCACCGGCCGCTAG
- a CDS encoding biotin/lipoyl-binding carrier protein, with protein sequence MADVAAHITGTVWKIEVKVGDKVDAGTTLVILESMKMEMPVEAEEGGTVKEIRCKEAQAVNEGDVLVVLE encoded by the coding sequence ATGGCGGACGTTGCGGCGCACATCACGGGCACGGTGTGGAAGATCGAAGTGAAGGTGGGCGACAAGGTGGATGCCGGCACCACGCTCGTCATCCTCGAGTCCATGAAGATGGAGATGCCCGTGGAGGCCGAAGAGGGCGGCACGGTGAAGGAGATCCGCTGCAAGGAAGCGCAAGCGGTCAACGAGGGTGACGTCCTCGTGGTGCTCGAGTAG